A window from Desulfovibrio subterraneus encodes these proteins:
- a CDS encoding ABC transporter substrate-binding protein gives MILSLVCCLVLAAGGCTGGDTRDYDEYARQGVTASEIRLGSSLPLTGHASYLGEQTLRGALSYIKYVNESGGVHGRKIVLDARDDGYDPPRCLANTQQLMIHGNVFALFGYVGTPTTMRILPLVEEARIPLLGMFTGANGLRIPFNRYVINVRASYYQETGAAVRHLVQDLGLKRIAVFYQYDAYGFDGLTGAELVLRELGLAPVARGSYIRGTNDVTDGLKRILEERPEAVVMVGTYEPCAEFIRRADAAGLKAVYYNLSFVGGEELARRLPHDLKSPVVLSLVVPPPTAPEAPRIMQVASDYVTHLKRFFPDETPNAVGLEGYINALVLVEGLRRAGPDITRETFIDAIDSLSSFSLGGTNVSFSPRNHQGMESVFFSVLRGGRFELVNDFRTVLAGGLKDGDPANRNEGAANKNESSANKNGKPVNALLPPVVPPGTTSPDIVIPDAVPSDAARSKEAGQGGAQ, from the coding sequence ATGATTTTGTCACTGGTGTGCTGTCTTGTGCTGGCCGCCGGTGGCTGCACCGGCGGAGACACCCGCGATTATGACGAATATGCCCGGCAGGGGGTTACGGCATCGGAAATTCGTCTCGGTTCATCACTGCCTCTTACCGGCCATGCAAGCTATCTGGGCGAGCAGACCCTGCGGGGAGCCCTGAGCTACATCAAATATGTCAACGAAAGCGGCGGGGTGCACGGCAGAAAGATTGTGCTCGATGCCCGCGATGACGGCTACGATCCACCCCGTTGCCTTGCAAACACCCAGCAACTGATGATTCACGGCAACGTGTTTGCCCTGTTCGGCTATGTGGGTACTCCCACGACCATGCGTATTCTGCCGTTGGTGGAAGAGGCCCGCATCCCCCTGCTGGGCATGTTCACGGGAGCCAACGGCCTGCGCATCCCTTTCAACAGATATGTCATCAATGTCCGCGCATCCTATTATCAGGAAACGGGCGCTGCGGTGCGCCACCTTGTGCAGGACCTCGGACTAAAGCGTATCGCCGTGTTCTATCAGTATGATGCGTACGGCTTTGACGGGCTTACCGGCGCTGAACTCGTGCTCCGTGAACTGGGACTGGCACCGGTGGCGCGTGGTTCGTACATACGGGGTACCAACGATGTTACCGACGGCCTGAAGCGCATTCTGGAAGAAAGGCCCGAGGCCGTGGTGATGGTGGGCACCTATGAACCCTGTGCCGAGTTCATCCGCAGAGCCGATGCCGCTGGACTGAAGGCCGTATACTACAATCTTTCGTTCGTGGGCGGTGAAGAGCTTGCGCGCCGCCTGCCGCATGATCTCAAGAGCCCTGTCGTGCTGTCGCTGGTGGTGCCGCCTCCCACCGCGCCGGAAGCCCCGCGCATCATGCAGGTTGCCAGCGATTACGTGACGCACCTGAAGCGCTTTTTTCCGGACGAAACCCCCAATGCCGTGGGGTTGGAGGGCTACATAAATGCCCTAGTACTGGTGGAAGGGCTGCGCCGCGCAGGACCGGATATCACGCGCGAGACATTCATTGATGCCATTGATTCGCTTTCGTCCTTCTCGCTGGGCGGAACGAACGTTTCGTTCAGCCCCCGGAATCATCAGGGCATGGAATCTGTGTTTTTCTCCGTACTGCGCGGTGGCCGGTTCGAGCTGGTGAACGACTTCCGCACCGTGCTGGCTGGCGGGCTGAAGGACGGAGACCCTGCAAATAGGAACGAAGGGGCTGCAAATAAGAACGAGAGTTCTGCAAATAAGAATGGGAAGCCCGTAAATGCATTGCTCCCGCCTGTCGTGCCACCCGGTACAACCTCCCCGGATATTGTCATTCCGGACGCTGTGCCGTCCGATGCGGCCCGGTCAAAAGAGGCAGGGCAGGGAGGCGCGCAATGA
- a CDS encoding response regulator: MRILVIDDEMPTLKMFVLILNAMGHEVLTAESGEQGLEVLRAEQPPLVLTDIKMPGMDGIEVLQKIKEENQATEVIVITGHGDMDLAIKALNLDATDFINKPVRREALQGALARAEERIQLVQDKAAALSIFLREDAAVITVRGTLSTSSESALKDAFRHAARSRSNIVLDFAENTSINGAAISVLAECVRNARADGLRIAMSGLSANFRQVFDVMGITRQITAFASLDDVRF; the protein is encoded by the coding sequence ATGCGTATTCTGGTTATTGATGATGAAATGCCGACTCTGAAGATGTTCGTGCTCATTCTGAATGCCATGGGCCACGAAGTGCTTACCGCCGAATCCGGCGAACAGGGTCTGGAAGTGCTGCGCGCCGAGCAGCCGCCGCTGGTGCTGACGGACATCAAGATGCCCGGTATGGACGGCATAGAGGTGCTGCAGAAGATCAAGGAAGAGAATCAGGCGACCGAGGTCATTGTCATTACCGGACATGGCGACATGGACCTTGCCATAAAGGCATTGAATCTGGACGCCACGGACTTCATCAACAAGCCCGTGAGGCGTGAGGCTCTGCAGGGGGCGCTTGCCCGTGCCGAGGAGCGTATACAGCTCGTGCAGGACAAGGCCGCGGCGCTTTCCATCTTTCTGCGTGAAGATGCGGCAGTCATTACCGTGCGGGGTACCCTTTCCACCTCTTCTGAATCAGCGCTCAAGGATGCGTTCAGGCACGCTGCCCGTTCCCGCAGCAACATTGTTCTGGATTTTGCGGAAAACACCTCCATCAACGGGGCAGCTATATCCGTGCTGGCAGAATGCGTGCGCAATGCCCGGGCTGACGGGTTGCGTATTGCCATGAGCGGGCTTTCCGCCAACTTCCGGCAGGTGTTTGACGTGATGGGCATCACCCGCCAGATCACGGCCTTTGCGTCTCTGGACGATGTGCGGTTCTAG
- a CDS encoding MarR family winged helix-turn-helix transcriptional regulator — protein sequence MTLSEISRELRFVIDARFKDHGVSNARWQVLWVLEELGEPVSQKRIANLLGIECPTLVRMLDRLEEDGLVRRQPSVEDRRVKLVELCSKAEPLLEDMHDTIVRFEQELYADFTEEELVKTHEVLLRLRDKVFELSGKTREDIIDHISQRLNCC from the coding sequence TTGACGTTATCTGAAATTTCCCGCGAACTGCGGTTCGTCATTGATGCCCGTTTCAAGGATCATGGCGTGAGCAACGCGCGGTGGCAGGTGCTCTGGGTTCTCGAAGAACTGGGGGAACCTGTTTCGCAGAAGCGGATAGCCAACCTGCTTGGCATAGAGTGCCCTACGCTGGTCCGCATGCTGGACAGGCTGGAAGAAGACGGCCTTGTCCGCCGGCAACCCTCTGTGGAAGACAGGCGGGTCAAGCTGGTTGAGCTGTGTTCCAAGGCGGAGCCGTTGCTTGAGGACATGCACGATACCATTGTGCGGTTTGAGCAGGAACTGTACGCCGATTTCACTGAAGAAGAACTGGTCAAAACCCATGAGGTTCTGCTCAGGCTGCGCGACAAGGTGTTCGAACTGAGCGGCAAGACCCGTGAGGACATTATCGATCATATTTCGCAGCGGCTGAATTGCTGCTGA
- a CDS encoding transposase: protein MIQHSASSSPIFNEVRTESDAREYMLSHCWPSHDRFCPRCGEKKLYTLSGGRYRCAECKYTFQDFSGRWINNGNLSPLSWLKILDLFIREHTVHELATELELSYNAAYKAVTTIRFAIMAHAVDAAQMFGPETGLGVYLKNRKLTGDPKDSRRPPIPVFGIMERNGWVFIDIVSGIAAETVFHFNHSFHLAMHRAGNIVYTNRYRHYDALVFCGDDSLPYEYIRKYEAAVHLEEGSFWAFAGQRLKLFRGVTPQRFPLYLKELEFRFNNAGADQFEMLARYLCDIVPEF, encoded by the coding sequence ATGATTCAACACTCCGCCAGCAGCTCTCCCATATTCAACGAAGTGCGCACCGAATCGGACGCGCGGGAGTACATGCTTTCCCATTGCTGGCCCTCGCATGACCGCTTCTGCCCCCGCTGCGGGGAAAAAAAACTCTACACGCTTTCCGGCGGCCGCTACCGCTGTGCTGAATGCAAATACACCTTTCAGGACTTCAGCGGCCGCTGGATAAACAACGGCAACCTTTCCCCCCTTTCATGGCTGAAAATACTGGATCTTTTCATTCGTGAACACACAGTGCACGAACTGGCCACCGAGCTGGAACTTTCGTACAACGCAGCCTACAAGGCCGTAACCACCATCCGTTTCGCCATCATGGCCCACGCGGTGGATGCCGCCCAGATGTTCGGCCCGGAAACCGGCCTCGGCGTGTATCTGAAAAACAGAAAGCTCACGGGCGACCCCAAGGACAGCCGCCGCCCCCCCATTCCCGTTTTCGGCATCATGGAGCGCAACGGCTGGGTATTCATAGATATTGTCTCCGGCATTGCCGCCGAAACAGTCTTCCATTTCAACCACAGTTTCCACCTTGCCATGCACAGGGCAGGAAACATCGTCTACACGAACCGCTACCGCCACTATGACGCCCTTGTCTTCTGCGGCGACGATTCCCTGCCTTACGAATACATCAGAAAATACGAAGCTGCCGTGCATCTTGAAGAAGGGTCGTTCTGGGCCTTCGCAGGCCAGCGGCTCAAGCTCTTCAGGGGTGTGACTCCCCAGCGCTTCCCGCTCTACCTGAAAGAACTGGAATTCCGTTTCAACAATGCCGGTGCGGACCAGTTCGAGATGCTCGCACGATATCTGTGTGACATTGTTCCCGAATTTTAG
- a CDS encoding ATP-binding protein, which produces MILKPLANLDLKNKFFTSILAVILIISCVIALLARWILVSGLTQELELRGTAVAQSIAARGGSFLLEDNIPELLSLIFDEKQLRERKHLVDYIYVENVDNRVLCHTFTRPFPEELPGSNPLPENIQKSVRLVALLGHEAYDIAVPVKEGLYRIGTVHVGLSKEHIDSLVGKLRVMFLGFISAIIIITFYISHRLAGYITNPVVRLTRISDDLSRGSFDSAGILDLPDDTWNISDCPAFSDTDMPCWHFDDQRRTDTRPPDDKALRRCKECVFYRKRESGDEVEKLTDSFRNMVWSIRLYRRRLSESENTYRSLFNSGPDPIFVVDCTTQNVLDANPRAEEVYGFSRKELVGMDFTKLGPVQTRECLLLFEGGGDEAGCVRTPRVVHHRKNGVPMFVNVNACPISYRGRPAIIVAATDVTEIVEKDAQLIQASKMKSLGEMSAGVAHELNQPLNAIRMGSDFLAMSLEQGVTIHPEHFRQVVTEISAQVDRASGIINTLRSFGRKADLFDEDVNLNQTVQAVTSLISRQFLLHQVDIKVDLAAGLPVITAQDNRLQQVLFNLVTNARDAIIERRKGDEKTARGLIDIRTFVDRDQVCLSVSDNGTGIPQHVLEKVFEPFFTTKVTGEGMGLGLAISYGIVRDYMGDITIRSREGEGTTFTLRFPKA; this is translated from the coding sequence ATGATACTCAAGCCGCTCGCCAATCTGGACCTCAAGAACAAGTTCTTCACATCCATTCTGGCTGTGATCCTCATCATCAGTTGTGTCATTGCGCTGCTTGCCAGATGGATACTCGTTTCCGGCCTGACACAGGAGCTTGAACTGCGCGGAACGGCCGTGGCACAAAGCATTGCGGCCCGTGGCGGCTCCTTTCTGCTCGAAGATAATATTCCGGAACTGCTCAGTCTCATCTTTGACGAGAAGCAGTTGCGTGAACGTAAGCACCTTGTGGACTATATCTACGTTGAAAACGTGGATAACAGGGTGCTCTGCCACACGTTTACACGGCCATTCCCCGAAGAGTTGCCCGGCAGCAATCCGCTGCCGGAGAATATACAGAAGAGTGTGCGTCTGGTGGCTCTGCTGGGGCATGAGGCGTATGACATAGCCGTGCCAGTGAAAGAGGGCCTGTATCGCATAGGCACGGTGCATGTGGGGTTGTCCAAAGAACATATCGACAGCCTTGTGGGCAAGCTGCGCGTCATGTTTCTCGGCTTTATTTCCGCCATAATCATCATTACCTTCTATATTTCGCACAGGCTCGCGGGGTACATAACCAACCCCGTAGTGAGGCTCACACGCATATCGGACGACCTGTCGCGGGGCAGCTTTGATTCGGCGGGTATTCTCGATCTGCCGGACGACACTTGGAATATCTCCGACTGTCCCGCGTTCAGTGATACCGACATGCCCTGCTGGCATTTTGACGACCAGCGCAGGACAGACACACGTCCGCCGGACGACAAGGCGCTGCGCCGGTGCAAGGAATGCGTCTTCTACCGCAAGCGGGAAAGCGGCGACGAAGTGGAAAAGCTGACGGATTCATTCCGCAACATGGTGTGGTCCATACGGCTGTACCGCAGACGCCTCAGCGAGTCGGAAAATACTTATAGGTCATTGTTCAACAGCGGTCCGGACCCCATCTTCGTTGTGGACTGCACCACCCAGAATGTGCTGGATGCCAACCCGCGCGCTGAAGAGGTATATGGCTTCTCCCGCAAGGAACTGGTGGGCATGGACTTCACCAAGCTCGGCCCCGTGCAGACCCGCGAATGCCTGCTGCTCTTCGAAGGCGGCGGCGACGAGGCCGGTTGCGTGCGCACACCCCGCGTGGTGCATCACCGCAAGAACGGGGTACCCATGTTCGTGAACGTGAACGCCTGTCCCATCAGCTATCGCGGGCGCCCTGCCATAATTGTGGCGGCAACGGATGTTACCGAAATAGTGGAGAAGGATGCCCAGCTCATTCAGGCTTCCAAGATGAAGTCACTGGGCGAGATGTCGGCGGGGGTGGCGCATGAGCTGAATCAGCCGCTCAACGCCATACGCATGGGCAGCGATTTCCTTGCCATGTCGCTGGAGCAGGGGGTGACCATACATCCTGAACATTTCCGGCAGGTCGTGACGGAAATCAGCGCACAGGTGGATCGTGCTTCCGGCATTATCAACACTCTGCGCTCTTTCGGGCGCAAGGCCGACCTGTTTGATGAGGATGTGAACCTGAACCAGACCGTGCAGGCAGTCACCTCGCTTATCAGCCGTCAGTTCCTGCTGCATCAGGTTGATATTAAGGTTGATCTTGCGGCCGGGCTTCCTGTAATAACCGCACAGGACAACAGGCTGCAGCAGGTGCTCTTCAACCTCGTGACCAACGCGCGCGATGCCATAATCGAGCGTCGCAAAGGGGATGAAAAGACGGCCCGTGGCCTGATAGACATCCGCACCTTTGTGGACCGCGATCAGGTGTGCCTGTCGGTGAGCGATAACGGGACAGGCATACCGCAGCACGTGCTGGAAAAGGTGTTTGAACCTTTCTTTACCACCAAGGTCACAGGCGAGGGCATGGGGCTCGGGCTGGCCATATCCTATGGCATAGTGCGGGATTATATGGGCGATATAACCATCCGCAGCCGCGAGGGAGAAGGCACGACCTTTACCCTGCGGTTTCCGAAGGCGTGA
- the fdnG gene encoding formate dehydrogenase-N subunit alpha: MPVSRRSFLKISAGAATAAVFGGLGTSLSPTEAHAQLLKLHWAKRTTSVCCYCAVGCGLIVSTAKDGQGRAINVEGDPDHPVNGGALCSKGSSIWQVAENDRRLNGPLYRAPFSDEWKSVSWDWSITEIAKRIKKARDDSFMERDGKGRLVNRTESMAHLGSAALDNEECWTLQAVMRAFGLVYIEHQARICHSSTVGALAESYGRGAMTNHWNDIGNSDCVLIMGGNAAECHPISFKWVTAAMKKGAPLIHVDPRYTRTSAKADIYTKLRSGTDIAFLGGMMKYILDKELYFKEYVVNYTNAAFIVDSGYSFSNGVFSGLDRKTETYDKSKWAFKKDENGVPLRDPTLKDPRCVLNLMRDHYKRYTVEKVSATTGTPVPEILKVYETFCATGKPDKAGTILYAMGWTQHTVGVQNIRAMSMIQMLLGNIGVAGGGVNALRGESNVQGSTDHCLLAHIIPGYLPIPSSKWETIEAYNKANTPESKDPMSANWWSNRPKYLASLLKAQYPGASLENAYKYLPKVDGDTKLTEYMWLGLWDKVFKGEFKGLFAWGQNPACGGANAGKNRDAMTKLDWMVNVNIFDNETGSFWKGPGMEPGKIKTEVFLLPCCVSIEKEGSVTNSGRWMQWRYVGPEPRPGTKPDGQIMLEIMDKVKELYRAEGGAFPMPVTALNTDTWKNAEGEYDANMVAKLINGYFLKDTEVNGKQFKRGQQVPNFTFLTDDGSTCSGNWLYSGSYTDEGNMAARRDSSQTPEQAKIGLYPNWSWCWPLNRRILYNRASVDANGKPWNPDRAVIQWNGEKWVGDVPDGGWKPGTKHPFIMQQHGYGQLFGPGRVDGPLPEHYEPMECPIKRHPFSGQLNNPVAYQIHSEEKAVADPRFPYVGTTYRMTEHWQTGIMTRHVGWLIEAEPQLYCEISEELAGEKGIANGEHIKVSSLRGEVTAVAMVTKRIQPYTIQGKTVHLVGLPWQYGWFTPADGGDSANLLTPSVGDPNTGIPETKAFMVNVMKIEGA, translated from the coding sequence ATGCCTGTCTCACGCAGAAGTTTCCTCAAAATTTCGGCAGGCGCCGCCACGGCTGCGGTCTTCGGCGGTCTGGGAACAAGCCTGTCACCCACTGAAGCGCATGCACAACTGCTCAAGCTTCACTGGGCCAAACGCACCACTTCAGTTTGCTGTTATTGCGCCGTAGGCTGCGGGCTCATCGTCTCCACAGCCAAAGACGGACAAGGCCGGGCCATCAATGTTGAAGGTGATCCGGACCACCCCGTCAACGGCGGCGCACTCTGCTCCAAGGGCTCATCCATCTGGCAGGTCGCCGAAAACGACCGCCGCCTCAACGGGCCCCTCTACCGCGCTCCCTTCTCCGATGAATGGAAGTCTGTTTCATGGGACTGGTCCATTACGGAAATCGCAAAACGCATCAAGAAAGCACGCGACGACAGCTTCATGGAACGGGACGGCAAAGGCCGCCTTGTCAACCGCACCGAAAGCATGGCCCATCTCGGTTCCGCTGCACTGGATAACGAAGAATGCTGGACCCTGCAGGCGGTAATGCGTGCTTTTGGGCTTGTCTACATCGAACATCAGGCACGCATCTGCCACAGCTCCACCGTAGGTGCGCTGGCAGAGAGCTACGGACGCGGTGCCATGACCAACCACTGGAACGACATAGGCAACAGCGACTGCGTGCTCATCATGGGTGGCAACGCTGCGGAATGTCATCCCATCTCCTTCAAGTGGGTCACGGCCGCCATGAAGAAGGGCGCACCGCTCATCCATGTGGATCCCCGCTATACCCGCACCTCCGCCAAGGCGGACATCTACACCAAGCTCCGCTCGGGAACGGACATCGCCTTCCTCGGCGGCATGATGAAGTACATTCTGGATAAGGAACTGTATTTCAAGGAATACGTGGTCAACTACACCAACGCCGCCTTTATCGTAGATTCCGGTTATTCCTTCAGCAACGGTGTTTTCTCGGGCCTCGACAGAAAAACCGAAACCTATGACAAGTCCAAATGGGCTTTCAAAAAAGATGAAAACGGCGTTCCCCTGCGCGACCCCACCCTCAAGGACCCGCGTTGCGTGCTGAACCTCATGCGCGACCACTACAAGCGCTATACCGTGGAAAAAGTTTCTGCCACCACGGGTACGCCTGTTCCTGAAATTCTCAAAGTATACGAAACCTTCTGTGCCACCGGAAAACCGGACAAGGCCGGCACCATTCTCTACGCCATGGGCTGGACCCAGCATACCGTGGGCGTGCAGAACATCCGCGCCATGTCCATGATCCAGATGCTGCTCGGCAACATCGGCGTTGCAGGCGGCGGCGTGAATGCGCTGCGGGGCGAATCCAACGTACAGGGTTCCACGGACCACTGTCTGCTGGCGCATATCATCCCCGGCTACCTGCCCATTCCCTCGTCCAAGTGGGAAACCATAGAGGCCTACAACAAGGCCAACACGCCGGAAAGCAAAGACCCCATGTCCGCCAACTGGTGGTCCAACAGGCCCAAGTATCTGGCCAGCCTGCTCAAGGCACAGTATCCCGGTGCCTCGCTGGAAAATGCCTACAAATACCTGCCCAAGGTCGACGGTGACACCAAGCTCACCGAATACATGTGGCTGGGACTGTGGGACAAGGTTTTCAAGGGCGAATTCAAGGGCTTGTTCGCATGGGGTCAGAACCCCGCCTGCGGCGGTGCCAACGCCGGAAAGAACCGCGATGCCATGACCAAGCTGGACTGGATGGTAAACGTCAACATCTTCGATAACGAAACCGGTTCCTTCTGGAAGGGTCCCGGCATGGAACCGGGCAAGATCAAGACTGAAGTCTTTTTGCTGCCCTGCTGCGTCTCCATCGAAAAGGAAGGTTCCGTCACCAACTCCGGCCGCTGGATGCAGTGGCGCTATGTCGGCCCCGAGCCGCGCCCCGGCACCAAGCCCGACGGCCAGATCATGCTGGAGATCATGGACAAGGTTAAGGAGCTGTACCGCGCGGAAGGCGGCGCCTTCCCCATGCCTGTTACCGCTCTGAACACAGACACGTGGAAGAACGCCGAAGGCGAATACGATGCGAACATGGTTGCCAAGCTGATCAACGGCTACTTCCTCAAGGATACGGAAGTAAACGGCAAGCAGTTCAAGCGCGGCCAGCAGGTACCCAACTTCACGTTCCTCACGGATGACGGGTCGACCTGCTCCGGCAACTGGCTGTACAGCGGTTCCTACACGGACGAAGGCAACATGGCCGCCCGCAGAGACTCATCCCAGACGCCGGAACAGGCAAAAATCGGCCTGTACCCCAACTGGTCGTGGTGCTGGCCGCTCAACCGGCGCATTCTGTACAACCGTGCCTCGGTAGACGCCAACGGCAAGCCGTGGAATCCCGACCGTGCCGTTATTCAATGGAACGGTGAAAAATGGGTGGGCGACGTGCCGGACGGCGGCTGGAAGCCGGGAACCAAGCATCCCTTCATCATGCAGCAGCACGGTTACGGCCAGTTGTTCGGCCCCGGACGTGTGGACGGCCCCCTGCCTGAACACTACGAACCCATGGAATGCCCCATAAAGCGGCATCCCTTCTCCGGCCAGTTGAACAACCCCGTGGCCTACCAGATTCATTCCGAAGAAAAGGCCGTGGCCGACCCGCGCTTCCCCTACGTGGGCACCACCTACCGCATGACGGAACACTGGCAGACCGGCATCATGACCCGCCATGTGGGCTGGCTCATCGAAGCGGAACCCCAGCTGTACTGCGAAATCAGTGAAGAACTTGCCGGCGAAAAGGGTATCGCCAACGGCGAACACATCAAGGTTTCCAGCCTGCGCGGCGAGGTAACCGCCGTGGCCATGGTGACAAAGCGCATCCAGCCCTACACCATTCAGGGCAAAACGGTGCACCTTGTTGGCCTGCCATGGCAGTATGGATGGTTTACCCCGGCGGACGGCGGCGATTCGGCCAACCTGCTGACCCCTTCCGTGGGCGACCCGAATACCGGTATTCCGGAAACAAAGGCCTTCATGGTGAATGTCATGAAGATAGAGGGAGCGTAA
- a CDS encoding 4Fe-4S dicluster domain-containing protein — MAKKFFVDLTRCTACRGCQVACKQWKKLPAEKTVNIGSHQNPADLSYETIRLVRFKEIVHDGKLDWLFFPEQCRHCVVPPCKGMGDLDDPTAILQDPETGAVVYTDKTRMLDFSGVRSACPYDIPRQDPETKRIHKCDMCIDRVHNGMKPACVHTCPTGTMNFGEEDEMMSLAEARLKEVQQKYPKAILGDPHDVRVVYLFHFDPMEFFERAVSELTPHLMTRKQMFARIMGHDRNKNRA, encoded by the coding sequence ATGGCCAAGAAATTCTTCGTTGACCTCACACGTTGTACTGCCTGCCGCGGCTGTCAGGTTGCCTGCAAGCAATGGAAAAAACTGCCTGCCGAGAAAACCGTGAACATCGGCTCGCACCAAAACCCCGCCGACCTGAGCTACGAGACCATCCGGCTCGTGCGGTTCAAGGAAATCGTGCACGACGGCAAGCTGGACTGGCTGTTCTTTCCGGAACAGTGCCGCCACTGTGTCGTGCCGCCATGCAAGGGCATGGGAGATCTTGATGACCCCACAGCCATCCTTCAGGATCCGGAAACCGGCGCCGTTGTCTATACCGACAAGACCAGAATGCTCGACTTCAGCGGTGTACGGTCGGCCTGTCCTTACGACATTCCCCGTCAGGACCCGGAAACCAAACGTATACACAAATGTGACATGTGCATAGACAGGGTTCACAATGGCATGAAACCGGCCTGTGTGCACACCTGCCCCACCGGTACCATGAACTTCGGCGAAGAAGACGAGATGATGTCTCTGGCGGAAGCACGGCTCAAGGAAGTGCAGCAGAAGTATCCCAAGGCCATTCTGGGCGACCCGCACGACGTGCGCGTGGTCTACCTCTTCCACTTTGACCCCATGGAGTTCTTCGAACGCGCCGTATCCGAACTGACGCCGCACCTCATGACCCGCAAACAGATGTTTGCCCGCATCATGGGACACGACAGAAACAAGAACAGAGCCTGA
- a CDS encoding TlpA family protein disulfide reductase — MNRIFLYSLLLLFVLLPVGASLRPALAAQDTAQTENGDAPADVAGVTPFPNLLLPAVPNADQFGLPLQAVQIGELQEEFIIINVYSWFCAPCQAEGPDLRELSELIGPGGTDGTVRIIGIAAGDDITLTKRFRDKHSLPYALFPDPSLALHGLMQSPPVPTFYIVRNTTDGPHLLATHIGAIRGKAKALYSEVLKLTEASED, encoded by the coding sequence ATGAACCGAATATTCCTCTATTCCCTTCTGCTCCTGTTCGTCCTGCTGCCGGTTGGCGCGTCTCTGCGCCCCGCCCTTGCAGCGCAGGATACAGCACAGACCGAAAACGGTGATGCACCCGCCGACGTAGCGGGCGTTACCCCCTTTCCCAACCTGCTGCTGCCTGCGGTACCCAATGCAGACCAGTTCGGGTTGCCCCTTCAGGCGGTGCAGATAGGCGAATTGCAGGAAGAGTTCATCATCATAAATGTATACAGCTGGTTTTGCGCCCCCTGTCAGGCAGAAGGCCCGGATCTGCGCGAACTTTCCGAACTCATAGGCCCCGGCGGCACCGACGGCACGGTACGCATCATCGGCATAGCCGCTGGCGATGATATAACGCTGACAAAGCGGTTCCGCGACAAGCATTCCCTGCCCTATGCGCTGTTTCCGGACCCGTCGCTCGCCCTGCACGGCCTGATGCAGTCGCCCCCTGTTCCCACATTCTACATTGTCCGCAACACCACAGACGGCCCGCATCTTCTGGCCACCCACATCGGAGCCATACGAGGCAAGGCCAAGGCCCTGTACTCGGAAGTTCTCAAACTGACCGAAGCCTCGGAAGATTAG